A single region of the Lotus japonicus ecotype B-129 chromosome 4, LjGifu_v1.2 genome encodes:
- the LOC130715088 gene encoding YTH domain-containing protein ECT4-like isoform X1 has protein sequence MATVASPADQASDLLQKLSLETQAKPLEIPEPTKKVSGNQYGTVDSGNAANGQIPSYERSVTPVLQDFIDPTMCYVPNGYASTAYYYGGESMGAYYYGGYDGTGNEWDDYSRYVNQEGLDMTSGVYGDNGSLLYHHGYGYAPYGPYSPAGSPVPTMGNDGQLYGPQHYQYPPYFQPLTPTSAPFTPTSVLPQGEISTSVAADQKPLPVDAANGNSNTVPSGGSPKGRGPASGYQDPRFGFDGARSPNPWLDAPLFSDGQLRPVSSTTNTSSISGGNNTASRNQSYRPNSQFMGLHHPRPMPAMGATHGFINRMYPNKLYGQYGNTVRSGMGYGTQYDSRSNGRAWLAVDNKYKTRGRSGGYFGYGNENADGLNELNRGPRAKGGKNQKGFAPTILAVKGQNLPANLTTEEEKDKTSNIPDREQYNKADFSEEYTDAKFFVIKSYSEDDIHKSIKYNVWASTQNGNKKLDAAYQEAQQKPGGCPVFLFFSVNTSGQFVGLAEMTGPVDFNKSLEYWQQDKWNGCFPLKWHIVKDVPNNLLRHITLDNNENKPVTNSRDTQEIMLEPGLKLVKIFKEYSSKTCILDDFGFYEARQKTILEKKAKQQFPKQVWEGKPTEEKIEVNGEVNAPKSEVTSELLKESTLSEKDSEDPKLLDNGTVAKPGDAPKGAKPVVSESKIVVNGVANGC, from the exons ATGGCTACCGTTGCTAGTCCTGCTGATC AAGCATCAGATTTGCTGCAGAAGTTATCGTTGGAAACTCAGGCCAAGCCCTTGGAAATTCCGGAGCCAACCAAgaag GTCTCTGGGAATCAATATGGAACGGTTGATTCGGGTAATGCTGCTAATGGTCAGATCCCATCATATGAACGGTCTGTAACACCTGTGTTGCAGGATTTTATTGATCCCACCATGTGTTACGTGCCAAATGGTTATGCATCCACTGCTTATTATTATGGTGGTGAGTCTATGGGTGCTTATTATTATGGTG GTTATGATGGGACTGGTAATGAGTGGGATGATTACTCTAGATATGTGAATCAGGAAGGACTTGACATGACTTCT GGAGTTTATGGTGATAATGGGTCTCTTTTGTATCACCATGGATATGGGTATGCACCCTACGGTCCTTATTCACCAGCAGGGTCCCCAGTTCCAACCATGGGGAATGATGGTCAGTTGTATGGGCCTCAACACTACCAGTATCCTCCCTATTTCCAGCCACTGACTCCAACCAGTGCGCCATTCACACCAACTTCAGTCCTTCCTCAAGGCGAGATTTCAACCTCTGTAGCTGCTGATCAAAAGCCTCTTCCTGTGGATGCAGCTAATGGAAACTCCAATACTGTCCCTAGTGGTGGTAGTCCAAAAG GTCGCGGCCCTGCTTCTGGTTATCAGGATCCAAGATTTGGTTTTGATGGAGCTCGTTCACCTAACCCATGGCTAGATGCCCCACTATTTTCAGACGGGCAGCTTAGACCTGTGAGTAGCACAACCAACACCTCTTCAATATCAGGTGGCAACAATACTGCTTCAAGGAACCAGTCTTACCGCCCAAATTCTCAATTTATG GGCTTGCATCATCCGAGACCAATGCCTGCCATGGGTGCAACACATGGCTTCATTAACCGGATGTATCCGAACAAATTATATGGTCAGTATGGAAACACTGTCAGGTCTGGAATGGGTTATGGAACACAGTATGATTCTCGCTCAAATGGACGGGCATGGCTAGCTGTTGACAACAAATACAAAACCAGGGGAAGAAGTGGTGGTTACTTTGGCTATGGCAATGAGAATGCTGATGGTTTGAATGAGCTGAACAGGGGACCTAGGGCCAAGGGTGGTAAGAACCAAAAGGGTTTTGCACCAACTATTCTGGCAGTCAAAGGGCAAAATTTGCCTGCAAATCTGACCACAGAAGAGGAGAAAGACAAGACCAGTAATATTCCAGACCGTGAACAATATAACAAGGCTGATTTCTCTGAAGAATACACTGATGCCAAATTTTTTGTCATCAAGTCTTATAGCGAGGATGATATCCATAAAAGCATCAAGTATAACGTTTGGGCAAGCACACAAAATGGTAACAAAAAGCTTGATGCTGCATATCAGGAGGCCCAGCAGAAACCTGGTGGCTGCCCTGTCTTCCTGTTCTTCTCG GTTAATACCAGTGGACaatttgttgggcttgctgagATGACTGGTCCAGTTGATTTTAACAAGAGTCTGGAGTATTGGCAGCAGGACAAGTGGAATGGTTGTTTCCCTCTGAAGTGGCACATTGTGAAGGATGTTCCCAACAATTTGTTGAGGCACATTACCTTGGACAACAATGAGAACAAACCTGTCACCAACAGTAGGGATACACAAGAG ATAATGCTGGAGCCAGGTCTGAAATTGgtcaaaattttcaaggaaTATAGCAGCAAGACATGCATTCTGGATGATTTTGGATTCTATGAGGCTCGTCAGAAGACAATCTTGGAGAAGAAAGCAAAGCAACAATTCCCAAAGCAG GTTTGGGAAGGGAAACCTACTGAGGAGAAGATAGAGGTCAACGGGGAGGTTAATGCTCCAAAATCTGAAGTTACCTCGGAATTGCTGAAGGAGTCTACCCTGTCTGAGAAGGATAGTGAGGATCCCAAACTCTTGGACAATGGAACTGTGGCAAAACCTGGAGATGCCCCAAAGGGTGCTAAACCAGTTGTATCTGAGAGTAAGATTGTAGTCAATGGTGTTGCTAATGGTTGCTAA
- the LOC130715089 gene encoding kxDL motif-containing protein LO9-177, with amino-acid sequence MSQKQSESESESESMRLGSEEVSREFKTLINSDDLQSLNHLQHTILGRLQDSNAVLSHFNEFSQNCFAEISGDIATNTRVLKSMKSDLDYIFLKLRNMKSKVLTIFPDAFPEDSMNEVVDRRPDLEVPK; translated from the exons ATGTCGCAGAAACAATCGGAATCGGAATCGGAATCGGAATCGATGAGGTTGGGCTCGGAGGAGGTTTCGCGTGAGTTCAAAACCCTCATCAATTCCGACGATCTTCAATCCCTCAACCATTTGCAGCACACGAT attgggaaggttgcaggaCAGTAATGCTGTGTTATCGCATTTCAATGAGTTCTCTCAAAATTGCTTTGCTGAGATTTCTGGAGACATAGCCACAAACACTCGTGTATTGAAGTCTATGAAGTCTGATCTTGATTATATCTTTCTCAAACTTAG AAATATGAAGTCAAAAGTTTTGACAATATTTCCAGACGCATTTCCTGAAGATTCAATGAACGAAGTGGTTGATAGGAGACCAGATCTTGAAGTTCCTAAGTAA
- the LOC130715088 gene encoding YTH domain-containing protein ECT4-like isoform X2 produces MATVASPADQASDLLQKLSLETQAKPLEIPEPTKKVSGNQYGTVDSGNAANGQIPSYERSVTPVLQDFIDPTMCYVPNGYASTAYYYGGYDGTGNEWDDYSRYVNQEGLDMTSGVYGDNGSLLYHHGYGYAPYGPYSPAGSPVPTMGNDGQLYGPQHYQYPPYFQPLTPTSAPFTPTSVLPQGEISTSVAADQKPLPVDAANGNSNTVPSGGSPKGRGPASGYQDPRFGFDGARSPNPWLDAPLFSDGQLRPVSSTTNTSSISGGNNTASRNQSYRPNSQFMGLHHPRPMPAMGATHGFINRMYPNKLYGQYGNTVRSGMGYGTQYDSRSNGRAWLAVDNKYKTRGRSGGYFGYGNENADGLNELNRGPRAKGGKNQKGFAPTILAVKGQNLPANLTTEEEKDKTSNIPDREQYNKADFSEEYTDAKFFVIKSYSEDDIHKSIKYNVWASTQNGNKKLDAAYQEAQQKPGGCPVFLFFSVNTSGQFVGLAEMTGPVDFNKSLEYWQQDKWNGCFPLKWHIVKDVPNNLLRHITLDNNENKPVTNSRDTQEIMLEPGLKLVKIFKEYSSKTCILDDFGFYEARQKTILEKKAKQQFPKQVWEGKPTEEKIEVNGEVNAPKSEVTSELLKESTLSEKDSEDPKLLDNGTVAKPGDAPKGAKPVVSESKIVVNGVANGC; encoded by the exons ATGGCTACCGTTGCTAGTCCTGCTGATC AAGCATCAGATTTGCTGCAGAAGTTATCGTTGGAAACTCAGGCCAAGCCCTTGGAAATTCCGGAGCCAACCAAgaag GTCTCTGGGAATCAATATGGAACGGTTGATTCGGGTAATGCTGCTAATGGTCAGATCCCATCATATGAACGGTCTGTAACACCTGTGTTGCAGGATTTTATTGATCCCACCATGTGTTACGTGCCAAATGGTTATGCATCCACTGCTTATTATTATGGTG GTTATGATGGGACTGGTAATGAGTGGGATGATTACTCTAGATATGTGAATCAGGAAGGACTTGACATGACTTCT GGAGTTTATGGTGATAATGGGTCTCTTTTGTATCACCATGGATATGGGTATGCACCCTACGGTCCTTATTCACCAGCAGGGTCCCCAGTTCCAACCATGGGGAATGATGGTCAGTTGTATGGGCCTCAACACTACCAGTATCCTCCCTATTTCCAGCCACTGACTCCAACCAGTGCGCCATTCACACCAACTTCAGTCCTTCCTCAAGGCGAGATTTCAACCTCTGTAGCTGCTGATCAAAAGCCTCTTCCTGTGGATGCAGCTAATGGAAACTCCAATACTGTCCCTAGTGGTGGTAGTCCAAAAG GTCGCGGCCCTGCTTCTGGTTATCAGGATCCAAGATTTGGTTTTGATGGAGCTCGTTCACCTAACCCATGGCTAGATGCCCCACTATTTTCAGACGGGCAGCTTAGACCTGTGAGTAGCACAACCAACACCTCTTCAATATCAGGTGGCAACAATACTGCTTCAAGGAACCAGTCTTACCGCCCAAATTCTCAATTTATG GGCTTGCATCATCCGAGACCAATGCCTGCCATGGGTGCAACACATGGCTTCATTAACCGGATGTATCCGAACAAATTATATGGTCAGTATGGAAACACTGTCAGGTCTGGAATGGGTTATGGAACACAGTATGATTCTCGCTCAAATGGACGGGCATGGCTAGCTGTTGACAACAAATACAAAACCAGGGGAAGAAGTGGTGGTTACTTTGGCTATGGCAATGAGAATGCTGATGGTTTGAATGAGCTGAACAGGGGACCTAGGGCCAAGGGTGGTAAGAACCAAAAGGGTTTTGCACCAACTATTCTGGCAGTCAAAGGGCAAAATTTGCCTGCAAATCTGACCACAGAAGAGGAGAAAGACAAGACCAGTAATATTCCAGACCGTGAACAATATAACAAGGCTGATTTCTCTGAAGAATACACTGATGCCAAATTTTTTGTCATCAAGTCTTATAGCGAGGATGATATCCATAAAAGCATCAAGTATAACGTTTGGGCAAGCACACAAAATGGTAACAAAAAGCTTGATGCTGCATATCAGGAGGCCCAGCAGAAACCTGGTGGCTGCCCTGTCTTCCTGTTCTTCTCG GTTAATACCAGTGGACaatttgttgggcttgctgagATGACTGGTCCAGTTGATTTTAACAAGAGTCTGGAGTATTGGCAGCAGGACAAGTGGAATGGTTGTTTCCCTCTGAAGTGGCACATTGTGAAGGATGTTCCCAACAATTTGTTGAGGCACATTACCTTGGACAACAATGAGAACAAACCTGTCACCAACAGTAGGGATACACAAGAG ATAATGCTGGAGCCAGGTCTGAAATTGgtcaaaattttcaaggaaTATAGCAGCAAGACATGCATTCTGGATGATTTTGGATTCTATGAGGCTCGTCAGAAGACAATCTTGGAGAAGAAAGCAAAGCAACAATTCCCAAAGCAG GTTTGGGAAGGGAAACCTACTGAGGAGAAGATAGAGGTCAACGGGGAGGTTAATGCTCCAAAATCTGAAGTTACCTCGGAATTGCTGAAGGAGTCTACCCTGTCTGAGAAGGATAGTGAGGATCCCAAACTCTTGGACAATGGAACTGTGGCAAAACCTGGAGATGCCCCAAAGGGTGCTAAACCAGTTGTATCTGAGAGTAAGATTGTAGTCAATGGTGTTGCTAATGGTTGCTAA